The following nucleotide sequence is from Solea senegalensis isolate Sse05_10M linkage group LG19, IFAPA_SoseM_1, whole genome shotgun sequence.
TAGCCCTGCTGGGACGTTACCCCGAGGCTCAGTCTGTAGCCAGGTAAGAGTGCATCATTTTAAAAGCACTTTCCTTCTGTTATGGGACATTTTTGGGATATGTCACATTGATTACAGGGTGGAAGCAGCAAAAGACACAGTGGTAAGAAGTGGGGACAGCCTTTCTCATCATAGAAGTAAGCTGTGGCTGGTGTCCTCCTTCTATTATGGGCATGTCTGTTACCACATTTATATTTCAGTTTCTACACCACTGCATCTTTGGAAACTGTCTCATCATGGCTGGGAAGAATAAATTGAGGAAgacagaaattgtgttttttctctttgtggttttaatgcttgtttttattttcatatttatgttaattatttgtttctgttcagtGATATTTTGCGGATGGACTCCACAAATGCAGATGCACTGTACGTGCGTGGTCTTTGTCTCTACTATGAGGACTGCATTGACAAGGCGGTCCAATTCTTTGTCCAGGCCCTGCGCATGGCTCCCGACCATGACAAGGCTCGCCTTGCGTGCCGAGTGAGTAATTCAGTAAATAACGGTTTTGTGAAccagttcatttaaaaaggttaaTAGAGGACAATTGCTTTAGTAAATGCAATATTGTGGTCAGCGTTTTTGCCACTTTAAGTTTGATTGACTTCCACTTTactatgtttttttccccccacagaaTGCCAAAGCACTTAAAGCcaagaaggaggaggggaaCAAGGCATTCAAGGAGGGAAACTTCGAGGCAGCCTATGAGCTCTACTCTGAGGCACTGACAATAGACCCCAACAACATCAAGACTAATGCCAAGCTGTACTGTAATAGGGCCACTGTTGGCTCTAAGGTGAGGAATCTAGCAAAACATAGATGATACttgagtgtgtttacatgcagagGATTTACATGGAGTTCTCATTCTCCCTAATGGTATAATAGTTTTGCCATCTTTGCTGTATTTACCCTCTAATATCAACTCAAGAAGACTGGTCCACAACCGTTGCATGTTTTGACCACAACCGTTGCGTGTTCTCCTCTCCtttgtcttatttttaattttctttgacAGCTGAAGAAATTAGATCAGGCCATTGAGGACTGCACCAAGGCAATTAAACTGGATGAGACCTATATCAAGGCTTATTTACGGAGAGCACAGTGGTATGTATAAGATTTCCAACTCGGCATCATTATCTGTGCCGATGTTCTGTTGTTCAAACTTAGTAACAATGACAGTCTGGTACACACTGTGTTGCAGCTACATGGACACAGAGCAGTATGAAGAGGCTGTGCGAGACTACGAGAAGGTTTAccagacagagaagacaaaagGTGAGAATGTGACTCGTGCATTCAGCTAAGACTTTTTGAGTAGTGGTCCTCCACCTGTTGAGCAACCTGTTCCCTCTGCCCTTATTCTACAGAACATAAGCATCTCCTAAAACATGCCCAGTTGGAGTTGAAGAAAAGCAAGCGGAAAGATTACTACAAAGTTCTCGGCGTGGATAAGAATGCCACAGAAGATGAGATCAAGAAAGCTTATCGCAAACGTGCACTTTTACATCACCCAGGTGCTTTATTTCTTCAACCATTATGGTTTATTTGACACAAACGGACATAATAATTGCAGTTTGTCCATATGCAAGTTGACTTTTTTGcattatgatgtgtgtgttttgtctcctgTCCTTAGACCGCCACAGTGGCTCAAGTACTGAGGTgcagaaagaagaggagaagaagttTAAGGAGGTGGGCGAGGCTTTCAGTGTCCTTTCAGACCCAAAAAAGAAGTCCCGCTACGACAGCGGTCAGGACCTGGAGGATGACGGCATGAACATGGGAGGTCAGAACCCGGGGAAACTTTGGGGTGGGATGTCGGGAGGGTGAACAGattaaaatagaataattaCAGTAAGAAAATTCAACTTGGCTTGTGTAGTGATGATGACTCTGTCCTTTTTCTGACAGATTTTGATGCCAACAACATTTTCAAGGCTTTCTTTGGAGGCCCAGGGGGTTTTAGTTTTGAAGGTATTAATGTTATAGCCAACTTAGATATAACATACCACTTAGAAACCATGTGTGAATTACCAGGTgctgacatgtttgtttgtttgtttgtttgtttttacagcatcTGGACCAGGAAATTTCTTCTTCCAGTTTGGTTAATTGGAAGATTTGTCTACAGAAACGGTTACTACAACAGGACTTTTCAACAATGTCAACTCCCTGACCCACCATCCATGtttattgactgactgactgaaagtCAGGTTCTTTTCTATACCGTTGACTGACTGAATGCAACCCCAATGTCGACCACACGCAGCAAATGCCGAGATGCCCATATAGCTAGGATGCTAAGATGGCTCCAAGTTGATAGTGTTACTGGTTTTGGATTTGGTTTTCTTCTGAGCAGAACGAAACACACTTGAAAATCAGTAATGGTTTGCAACACTGGTCCAACTAAAAGATTGTGCAGCTATTGTATGCAAGCTTTCGAGATTTGTGCAGGAAGTGAAAAACTCTTGAGATGCACATGAGCTTTGTGCGAACAATTATCCAGCTCATCTCACCTTACTGCTGAGGGAGTTCTCCCTGCATGAAAATTAATAACTTTGTTAATTATTCCTGAAGAAGTCACTGCGCACAGACAGAACTTCCCCTGTTTTTTGAAGAATCTGGCTGCTGTAAATCCACACTGAaaactccctcctcctcctcataaGAGCATcacttgaacattttttttttaatgcaccaCAGCTGGAGCTTTGACCTTACACGTACAGTAAAGCTGAACCACACTAGAAAGATGGCAGTGGAGGCAGCTGCTCTGGCCTTGTTGCCAGCGGAGTCCCTCCCTCTTGTGTTCACAGGTTTTATGTTTGATGTTGCCATTCACAGATTGCTGCATTGTACATTTTACTGGAATGTAAAGTGTTGATTTGTGataatagtttttgtttttttttttttcattttttaattttgatatgtatatttattgtaAATTTATTGCTGTCTGATAGAGCGGTAGGTGAAAGATGAGGAtacttttctgtaaatgtgtgtgtgcaccaagCATCCATTTTGACACAAATTTAAGTCTCCACAAAATACGGCACagaattcaaaatgtaattcAAAATGTGTCCATTAGTCCAAAATTCAAACAGACTAATTTTGCTCAACGCCACAGATAAATATAGGAATAGAGCAGTCATGTGGTTGTATCATCAATGACAATCACTTCGGGGTCATTGCTTTTTGACGAGAGCAGTGGGTTTTATTTGGTGCACCTAATATGAAGAGAAAAGCATCCTCATCTTTGCTCTCTGTTTTTGCCCTTATGGTGAAACCATCCTCTCTTTACCCTTGAAAAAGTAACAG
It contains:
- the dnajc7 gene encoding dnaJ homolog subfamily C member 7, encoding MATENSEHGPVNMDTDMDMLSDEELEREAEGFKEQGNAFYIKKDYAEAYNYYSKAIDMCPKNASYYGNRAATLMMLCRYREALEDSQQAVKLDNTFMKGHLREGKCHLSLGNAMAASRCFQRVLELEPDNSQVQQEMKNAESILEYERMAEIGFEKRDFRMVVFCMDRALESGSACHRFKILKAECLALLGRYPEAQSVASDILRMDSTNADALYVRGLCLYYEDCIDKAVQFFVQALRMAPDHDKARLACRNAKALKAKKEEGNKAFKEGNFEAAYELYSEALTIDPNNIKTNAKLYCNRATVGSKLKKLDQAIEDCTKAIKLDETYIKAYLRRAQCYMDTEQYEEAVRDYEKVYQTEKTKEHKHLLKHAQLELKKSKRKDYYKVLGVDKNATEDEIKKAYRKRALLHHPDRHSGSSTEVQKEEEKKFKEVGEAFSVLSDPKKKSRYDSGQDLEDDGMNMGDFDANNIFKAFFGGPGGFSFEASGPGNFFFQFG